One Chryseobacterium wanjuense genomic region harbors:
- a CDS encoding AIM24 family protein codes for MSKYSLEAFVNETKENPQERDYFELEKPQLLEINLNNQSVWTKIGSMVGYIGNINFEKQGMLSGGLGNLLKKAISGEGTRLMKAEGTGKLYVADSGKKVRILYLNNESICVNGNDVLAHEQSIKNDITMLKSVAGMMSGGLFQVKLSGTGHIAITTHGDPLTLMVTPDAPVFTDPNATVAWSGNLSPELKTNVSFKSLIGRGSGEEFQMKFSGSGWVLIQPYEEVYTIEK; via the coding sequence ATGAGCAAATATTCATTGGAAGCTTTCGTAAACGAAACAAAAGAGAATCCGCAGGAAAGAGATTATTTCGAACTCGAAAAACCGCAATTACTCGAAATCAACCTGAATAACCAGTCTGTATGGACAAAAATCGGGAGTATGGTCGGCTACATCGGAAATATCAACTTCGAAAAACAAGGCATGCTTTCCGGAGGGTTGGGAAATCTTTTGAAAAAAGCGATCAGCGGAGAAGGAACGCGACTGATGAAGGCTGAAGGAACGGGAAAATTATACGTTGCCGATTCGGGGAAAAAAGTCCGTATTCTTTATCTTAATAATGAATCGATCTGCGTCAACGGAAATGACGTATTGGCTCACGAACAAAGCATCAAAAACGATATCACCATGCTGAAAAGTGTAGCAGGAATGATGTCCGGAGGATTGTTTCAGGTGAAATTATCCGGAACGGGACATATCGCAATCACTACTCACGGAGATCCACTGACATTGATGGTAACTCCTGATGCTCCTGTTTTCACAGATCCGAATGCTACCGTTGCCTGGTCGGGAAATCTGAGCCCTGAACTGAAAACCAATGTATCTTTCAAAAGCCTGATCGGAAGAGGAAGCGGTGAAGAATTTCAGATGAAATTTTCAGGAAGCGGATGGGTTTTAATTCAGCCTTACGAAGAAGTTTATACGATAGAAAAATAA
- a CDS encoding phage holin family protein yields the protein MNLIIRLLVTAIVAYLLTKILPGVHFEGFSGAIIFAIVLGILNLILKPILSILGLPLTIITLGLFALVINAVIILIADYFIDSMKVDGFWWALIFSVLLSIITSLANSMFSDGD from the coding sequence ATGAACTTAATTATTCGACTGCTTGTCACTGCCATTGTCGCGTATCTCTTAACAAAAATTTTACCGGGAGTACATTTTGAAGGATTTTCAGGAGCAATCATTTTTGCGATTGTATTGGGTATTTTAAACCTAATTCTTAAGCCTATTTTAAGTATTTTGGGCTTGCCTTTAACGATCATTACGCTGGGATTATTTGCATTGGTCATCAATGCGGTCATTATTCTGATTGCGGATTATTTCATCGACAGTATGAAGGTAGATGGCTTCTGGTGGGCGTTGATTTTCAGTGTTTTACTTTCAATTATTACGTCACTCGCCAATTCAATGTTCTCGGATGGAGATTAA
- a CDS encoding DNA-deoxyinosine glycosylase, producing MQNRISSFPPIIDNNSKILILGSIPGVKSLEKQQYYAHPQNKFWKIIFELLNEKFTEDYAERINILKKHHIALWDVIDSCERKGSLDSEIRNEEANQIAELLENHPHIEAIFCNGGKSYKNLHKILGKNFRIPVFLMPSTSPLHTVSFEKKIEEWKTVLDFL from the coding sequence ATGCAAAACAGGATTTCTTCATTTCCTCCGATTATTGATAACAATTCTAAAATTTTGATTTTAGGTTCGATTCCGGGCGTAAAATCTTTAGAAAAGCAGCAATATTATGCTCATCCGCAAAATAAATTCTGGAAAATTATTTTTGAATTGTTGAATGAAAAATTTACTGAAGATTATGCGGAACGAATTAATATTTTAAAGAAACATCATATTGCACTTTGGGACGTCATTGATTCCTGTGAGAGAAAAGGCAGCCTCGATTCGGAGATCAGAAATGAAGAAGCCAACCAGATTGCAGAGCTTCTGGAAAACCATCCTCACATTGAAGCTATTTTTTGTAACGGTGGAAAATCTTACAAAAACTTACATAAAATTTTAGGAAAGAATTTCAGAATTCCTGTATTTTTGATGCCATCAACAAGTCCGCTTCACACTGTTTCTTTTGAAAAAAAAATTGAAGAATGGAAGACTGTTTTGGATTTTTTATAA
- a CDS encoding nucleotidyltransferase family protein, which produces MNSKKTLLILAGGLGTRYKGLKQVDGILENGSPILEYSIYDALEAGFNKIAVVINQFIPESYIERLEKISKMEKFELKWIYQEMEKFVPKEIDISSREKPWGTGHATLCAKEMIKEPFVIINADDFYGKEAFQLASREMDLGNISEFQFELIAYPVETTLSENGTVARGVCALDSESYLLKIKEQTSLRKENSRIIYTENETDIEIKNQTLVSMNFFVFHPSIFNSLENYFIEFIKSNPLPKEEFYIPFAIQKMITTKKVKVLVKSSPSQWMGMTYPNDKIILKNYLEKQIQRNRYPANLWK; this is translated from the coding sequence ATGAATTCTAAAAAAACACTTCTCATATTAGCCGGAGGTTTGGGAACCCGATACAAAGGTCTGAAGCAGGTCGACGGAATTTTGGAAAACGGCTCCCCTATTCTGGAATATTCTATTTATGATGCTTTGGAGGCTGGTTTTAATAAAATTGCGGTGGTTATCAATCAATTTATTCCTGAAAGTTATATTGAAAGGCTCGAAAAAATTTCAAAAATGGAAAAATTTGAGCTGAAATGGATCTATCAGGAAATGGAAAAATTTGTTCCGAAAGAGATTGATATTTCAAGTCGTGAGAAACCTTGGGGAACCGGTCATGCCACCCTTTGTGCCAAAGAAATGATTAAAGAACCCTTTGTCATAATCAACGCCGATGATTTTTATGGAAAAGAAGCTTTTCAACTTGCCTCCAGGGAAATGGATTTGGGAAATATTTCCGAATTTCAGTTTGAATTGATTGCTTATCCTGTTGAAACAACCTTAAGTGAAAACGGCACGGTTGCAAGAGGAGTTTGTGCCTTAGATTCAGAAAGTTATTTATTGAAAATCAAGGAACAAACTTCCCTCAGAAAAGAAAACAGCCGAATTATTTACACCGAAAATGAAACAGATATTGAAATCAAAAATCAAACTTTGGTTTCCATGAATTTTTTCGTGTTTCATCCAAGTATTTTTAATTCTTTAGAAAATTATTTTATTGAATTTATAAAGTCAAACCCTTTACCTAAAGAAGAATTTTATATTCCTTTCGCAATACAAAAAATGATTACTACTAAAAAAGTAAAAGTATTAGTAAAGTCTTCACCTTCACAATGGATGGGAATGACGTACCCGAATGATAAAATTATCCTGAAAAATTATCTTGAAAAACAGATTCAACGCAACAGATATCCTGCAAATTTATGGAAATAG
- a CDS encoding Gfo/Idh/MocA family protein has translation MTTRRNFIKTAAMASFGALVLPNSLFAYSENFRYDKKIRVGFIGVGFRGQEHVKLLAKRDDVEIIAFADPNKIMLARSQKILKDNNKPAAQEFSNGEHDYKNLLKLKNIDAVVIATPWEWHLTQGVEAMRNKKIVGMEVGGAMKLEDCWEFVKAYEETKVPIFMMENVCYRRDIMAVLNMVRKGMFGELVHGRGGYQHDLRGVLFNDGITAYNSGVEFGAKGFSEAKWRTEHYVKRNGELYPTHGLGPVSVMMNVNRGNRLTRLSSFSSKSLGLHKYIVEHAKGGENHPNAKVKFKQGDVVTTQIACENGETILLTHDTSLQRPYDLGFRVQGTEGLWQDFGSGGLNQGHIYFEKLMNHNDQWDNSEKWLSENDHPMWKKFENKATGAGHGGMDFFVMNTFIECIKRNIEFPLDVYDLATLYSITPLSEESIAKGGQVIDIPDFTKGQWKNRKPVFGMTDEF, from the coding sequence ATGACGACTAGAAGAAATTTTATTAAGACTGCCGCTATGGCAAGCTTTGGAGCACTTGTTTTACCTAATTCTTTGTTTGCATATTCTGAAAACTTCAGATATGATAAAAAAATCCGCGTGGGGTTTATCGGTGTCGGATTCCGTGGACAGGAACACGTTAAATTATTGGCAAAACGAGACGATGTAGAAATTATCGCCTTTGCCGATCCCAATAAAATTATGCTTGCCAGATCTCAAAAAATCTTAAAAGACAATAATAAACCTGCCGCACAGGAATTCTCTAACGGCGAACATGACTATAAGAATCTTTTAAAGTTAAAAAACATCGACGCTGTAGTCATTGCAACACCCTGGGAGTGGCATCTTACGCAAGGTGTGGAAGCCATGCGAAATAAAAAAATCGTGGGAATGGAAGTCGGCGGAGCCATGAAACTTGAGGACTGCTGGGAATTTGTAAAAGCTTACGAAGAAACAAAAGTTCCTATTTTTATGATGGAAAATGTCTGCTACCGAAGAGATATTATGGCGGTTTTAAATATGGTCCGCAAGGGAATGTTTGGAGAATTGGTTCATGGAAGAGGTGGCTATCAGCACGACCTTCGTGGAGTTTTGTTCAATGACGGGATTACAGCTTATAATTCGGGGGTAGAATTTGGAGCAAAAGGTTTCAGTGAAGCAAAATGGAGAACCGAACATTATGTAAAACGAAACGGAGAGCTTTATCCAACTCATGGTTTAGGACCGGTTTCTGTCATGATGAACGTCAATCGTGGGAATAGATTAACAAGACTCTCTTCATTTTCATCCAAATCTCTCGGCTTACATAAATATATTGTAGAACACGCAAAAGGTGGAGAAAATCATCCGAATGCAAAAGTAAAATTCAAACAGGGAGATGTTGTAACCACACAAATTGCGTGTGAAAATGGAGAAACAATTCTTCTGACGCATGACACCAGTTTACAGCGACCTTATGATCTGGGATTCCGTGTGCAGGGAACTGAGGGACTTTGGCAGGATTTCGGTTCAGGCGGACTCAATCAGGGACATATTTATTTCGAAAAATTGATGAATCATAACGATCAGTGGGATAATTCCGAAAAATGGCTTAGTGAAAACGATCATCCGATGTGGAAAAAATTTGAAAATAAAGCTACAGGAGCCGGCCACGGCGGAATGGATTTCTTTGTTATGAATACTTTTATTGAATGTATCAAACGAAATATCGAGTTTCCGCTGGATGTTTATGATCTGGCAACTTTGTACTCGATTACTCCACTAAGTGAAGAATCCATCGCAAAAGGCGGCCAGGTAATCGATATCCCCGATTTTACAAAAGGACAATGGAAAAACCGTAAACCGGTATTTGGAATGACCGATGAATTCTAA
- a CDS encoding S9 family peptidase encodes MKLKYSLLALAAPLLMNAQQLMTPEILWTLKKVGVQAVSPDQSSLIYKVGQVDLKTEKTKNENYFLNVLNNQSTKIDLGKKALIQWDKNGIYAQEGDKIFLSKDSGKTWTEFYTIGEADNIVISPDGKKIAFSKQVLVEKVMGKDKFSDTPKTTAQIYTDLNHRHWDYFNEGKYNHVFVVNTSAAVDSAKDLLEGKTWDSPQRPFGGAEDFIWSPDSAQLLYVTKAKSGKEYATSTNTDIFAYDMASGTTKNLTETNKGYDVNPKFSPDGKSLIWQSMARDGYEADKNDIKILDWKSGKTTNLTSGWDESVSGDVFWGGDSKTIYFTAALRGTKQLFSLDPKNAKVQQITRGDFDVNEIFADQKNTLLVGRTDINHATDIFSVNIKNGEMKQVTEANKEMYSKLAQGKSELKMVKTSDGKEMGVWFHYPPNFDPNKKYPTLVYCQGGPQSALTQFFSTRWNFALMAANGYIVVAPNRRGMPGWGTKWNEEISKDWGGQPMRDYLAATDFAKTLPYVDGERVAAVGASYGGYSVYMLAGIHENRFKTFIAHDGLFDMKSWYLTTEELWFANWDLGSPWEKPQPKAYTECNPSNFVEKWNKPIMVIQGGIDYRVPYEQGQEAFQAAKLRGLKTKFVYFPNENHWVLHPQNGLVWQREFFDWLKETL; translated from the coding sequence ATGAAACTTAAGTACAGTCTGCTGGCTTTGGCAGCTCCGCTTTTAATGAACGCACAACAATTAATGACGCCTGAAATTCTTTGGACTTTGAAAAAAGTAGGAGTACAGGCAGTTTCACCGGATCAGTCTTCGCTTATTTATAAAGTAGGACAGGTAGATCTTAAAACAGAAAAAACAAAAAATGAGAATTATTTCTTAAACGTTCTTAATAACCAGTCCACAAAAATAGATTTGGGTAAAAAAGCCCTTATCCAGTGGGATAAAAATGGAATTTACGCTCAGGAAGGAGATAAGATTTTCCTTTCAAAAGACAGCGGAAAAACATGGACGGAATTTTACACAATCGGTGAAGCCGACAATATTGTAATTTCTCCCGATGGTAAAAAAATTGCTTTCAGCAAACAGGTTTTGGTGGAAAAAGTGATGGGAAAAGACAAATTTTCCGACACTCCAAAAACGACTGCACAAATTTATACAGATCTGAACCACAGACACTGGGATTATTTTAATGAAGGAAAATACAACCATGTTTTTGTCGTAAATACTTCGGCGGCTGTAGATTCTGCCAAAGATTTACTGGAAGGTAAGACCTGGGATTCACCTCAAAGACCTTTCGGCGGGGCAGAAGATTTCATCTGGAGCCCGGATTCTGCACAGCTTTTATACGTTACAAAAGCGAAAAGCGGTAAAGAATATGCAACAAGCACGAATACAGATATTTTTGCTTACGACATGGCTTCCGGAACGACAAAAAACTTAACGGAAACAAATAAAGGATACGACGTAAATCCAAAATTCAGCCCGGACGGAAAGTCGCTGATCTGGCAGAGCATGGCCAGAGACGGCTATGAAGCAGATAAAAATGATATTAAAATCTTAGACTGGAAATCAGGGAAAACGACAAATCTTACAAGCGGTTGGGACGAAAGCGTTTCCGGAGATGTTTTCTGGGGTGGAGATTCTAAAACAATTTATTTCACGGCAGCTCTCAGAGGAACGAAACAATTGTTTTCTTTAGATCCTAAAAATGCTAAAGTTCAACAGATTACAAGAGGTGATTTTGACGTCAATGAAATTTTTGCCGATCAGAAAAATACACTTTTAGTCGGGAGAACAGACATCAACCACGCAACAGATATTTTCTCTGTCAATATTAAAAACGGAGAAATGAAGCAGGTTACGGAGGCTAATAAAGAGATGTATTCAAAATTGGCTCAGGGAAAATCTGAATTGAAAATGGTAAAAACTTCGGATGGAAAAGAAATGGGAGTATGGTTCCATTATCCGCCAAACTTCGATCCGAACAAAAAATATCCTACTTTAGTCTATTGTCAGGGAGGTCCACAGTCTGCATTAACACAATTTTTCAGCACAAGGTGGAATTTTGCTTTAATGGCAGCCAACGGATACATCGTAGTCGCTCCAAACCGCCGCGGAATGCCGGGTTGGGGTACAAAATGGAATGAAGAGATTTCTAAAGACTGGGGCGGACAGCCGATGAGGGATTATCTTGCTGCAACGGATTTTGCTAAAACTTTACCGTATGTGGATGGCGAAAGAGTAGCAGCTGTTGGAGCAAGTTATGGAGGCTACAGCGTATATATGTTGGCCGGAATTCATGAAAACAGATTCAAAACTTTCATCGCTCACGACGGATTGTTTGATATGAAATCCTGGTATCTGACAACAGAAGAGCTTTGGTTTGCGAACTGGGATCTGGGTTCTCCTTGGGAAAAACCGCAGCCAAAGGCTTACACAGAATGCAACCCAAGCAATTTTGTTGAAAAATGGAATAAGCCGATCATGGTCATTCAGGGTGGAATCGACTACAGGGTTCCTTACGAACAGGGTCAGGAAGCTTTCCAGGCTGCAAAACTGAGAGGTTTAAAAACAAAATTTGTCTATTTCCCGAACGAAAATCACTGGGTTCTTCATCCGCAAAACGGGCTGGTTTGGCAGAGAGAATTCTTTGATTGGTTGAAGGAAACGTTGTAA
- a CDS encoding four helix bundle protein: MRQNDLLTRTFAFGVNCLKFLRTLPNDPESKLIRFQLGKSATSIGANYEESQAGSSKADFKNKVKIALREARESNFWLRVLEKLDGYNSEEFKNLLNESAELKNILAAIVNNTKL; the protein is encoded by the coding sequence ATGAGACAGAATGATTTACTTACAAGGACTTTTGCATTTGGGGTTAATTGTCTTAAGTTTTTAAGAACGCTTCCAAACGATCCTGAAAGTAAATTAATAAGATTTCAACTTGGAAAATCTGCTACTTCAATAGGTGCTAATTATGAAGAATCGCAGGCTGGATCTTCTAAAGCAGATTTTAAAAATAAAGTGAAAATTGCTTTAAGGGAAGCCCGGGAAAGTAATTTTTGGCTTCGGGTTTTAGAAAAACTAGACGGCTATAATTCAGAAGAATTTAAAAACTTATTGAATGAAAGTGCAGAACTGAAAAATATTCTGGCTGCAATAGTTAATAATACCAAACTTTAA
- a CDS encoding phosphotransferase enzyme family protein: MEIDHIVYKFINTENYTITPVTNGLINTTYIVENRDSDQKFILQKINNQVFKDANTIIINHLQINCLLQSNGYQLDIIHPISSSTQEFLIHDENEQSWRMQSYIENSFTFITVPSVQTAFEAAKTFSYFLNIINTGDLIEIKETLSNFLNFEKRVADYKNSLKNTDPQLIENAKKEIEITDQFLSLPDKWIEMVKTNQLPKRIIHADTKISNILFDEDHHALAVIDLDTVMISTILYDFGTMIQSYTNTTNEDDGSAENNFNPEIYEAVKEGFLFHLKEKLTPEESENLDYAAQVAIYIQEIRFLTDYLNGSTYYSTKYPEHNLDRTRNQLELLKGLNEYLGLRV, from the coding sequence ATGGAAATAGATCATATTGTTTACAAGTTTATCAACACCGAAAATTATACGATCACGCCGGTTACCAACGGGCTGATCAATACTACTTATATTGTAGAAAACAGAGATTCTGATCAAAAATTTATTCTTCAAAAAATTAATAATCAGGTATTTAAAGACGCAAATACTATCATTATTAATCATTTGCAGATCAATTGTCTATTGCAGTCTAACGGTTATCAACTTGATATCATTCATCCAATTTCCTCTTCAACACAGGAATTTCTGATTCATGATGAAAACGAACAGTCATGGAGGATGCAAAGTTATATTGAAAACAGTTTCACTTTTATTACAGTTCCTTCCGTGCAAACAGCTTTTGAGGCGGCAAAAACTTTCAGTTATTTTTTAAATATTATTAATACCGGTGATTTAATTGAAATAAAAGAAACGTTATCCAACTTTCTTAATTTTGAAAAAAGAGTTGCAGATTATAAAAATTCTTTAAAAAACACTGATCCTCAATTGATTGAAAACGCAAAAAAAGAAATAGAAATCACCGACCAATTTCTGTCATTGCCCGATAAATGGATCGAAATGGTGAAAACCAACCAACTTCCCAAAAGAATTATTCATGCCGATACCAAAATCAGTAATATTTTGTTTGATGAAGATCACCATGCATTAGCTGTGATTGATTTGGATACAGTAATGATTTCCACCATTTTATATGACTTTGGGACTATGATTCAATCCTATACCAACACGACAAATGAAGATGACGGAAGTGCCGAAAATAATTTTAATCCTGAAATTTATGAAGCTGTAAAAGAAGGATTTTTATTTCATCTAAAAGAAAAATTAACTCCGGAAGAATCTGAGAACCTTGATTATGCTGCGCAAGTCGCAATTTATATTCAGGAAATTCGCTTTTTGACGGATTATTTAAATGGAAGCACTTACTATTCAACAAAATATCCTGAGCATAATCTTGATAGAACCAGGAATCAACTGGAGCTTTTAAAAGGGTTGAATGAGTATTTGGGTTTGAGGGTTTAG
- a CDS encoding RagB/SusD family nutrient uptake outer membrane protein, whose product MKRIYIPLLSIFLLQSCSSDVLDTYPETIKQTANFYQDQAQLEQGVNSVYGSLQYNGQYQLAMLAIGEIPSDNTYDEVPANDSFTYGEFDFFTIQPNNSLISNTWRDHYIGIQQANIVLNRIGAVPMDQNLKNSRIGEVKFLRALMYFDLVRIFGDVPLVTKETTNVNEYFGQGRTPVETVYTFIESELKESLNLLPATQSQKGRVTKGAALGILAKVLITRNKFSEALPYLQQVETLGYSLLPDVTKIFDVTNKNNAEIIFDVQFASGLNGNTEGSQAYQMFSPSGFVSGAKGHNLPTKQVYNIFTAGDTRRDAYIGLTPNGIPYTKKLSKPTTAPADGGSNIVVLRLAEVYLLMAECYAQTNDFTNANLYLNKIKTRAGISTVNLSGQALLDEIDLERRKELVGEGHRWFDLVRTGKAISVMTTYFQNTPGYNTATIKSYNLLMPVPQDQVNTDPSIKQNPGY is encoded by the coding sequence ATGAAAAGAATATACATACCATTACTTTCAATATTTTTATTGCAATCTTGCTCGTCAGATGTTCTGGATACCTATCCTGAAACCATCAAGCAGACGGCTAATTTTTACCAGGATCAGGCGCAGCTCGAGCAGGGCGTAAACTCTGTCTACGGATCTTTGCAGTACAACGGGCAGTATCAATTGGCCATGCTGGCAATCGGGGAAATTCCTTCAGACAATACTTATGATGAGGTTCCTGCAAACGATAGTTTTACTTATGGTGAGTTCGATTTTTTTACCATTCAGCCCAATAATTCTTTGATTTCAAATACTTGGAGAGATCACTATATAGGAATTCAGCAGGCGAATATCGTGTTAAACAGAATCGGCGCTGTTCCAATGGATCAGAATCTTAAAAACAGCCGTATCGGAGAAGTGAAATTCTTAAGGGCATTAATGTATTTTGATCTGGTAAGGATTTTCGGAGACGTTCCTTTGGTAACGAAGGAAACCACCAATGTAAATGAATACTTCGGGCAGGGAAGAACGCCGGTCGAAACCGTTTATACCTTCATAGAATCGGAATTAAAAGAATCATTAAATCTACTTCCGGCAACACAATCTCAAAAGGGGAGGGTAACGAAAGGTGCAGCTTTAGGAATTTTGGCTAAAGTATTAATTACCAGAAATAAATTCAGTGAAGCTCTGCCATATCTTCAGCAGGTGGAAACTTTGGGATACAGCCTTTTACCGGATGTTACAAAGATTTTTGATGTGACCAATAAAAACAATGCCGAGATTATTTTCGATGTTCAGTTTGCATCGGGATTGAATGGAAATACAGAAGGAAGTCAGGCGTACCAGATGTTCAGCCCGTCAGGTTTTGTATCGGGAGCGAAAGGTCATAACCTGCCTACAAAACAGGTTTACAACATTTTTACGGCAGGAGATACAAGAAGAGATGCTTACATCGGCCTTACTCCGAATGGCATTCCGTATACCAAAAAACTGTCGAAACCTACCACAGCACCGGCCGATGGAGGCAGTAATATTGTGGTGCTGCGTCTGGCGGAAGTTTATCTTTTGATGGCAGAATGTTATGCTCAGACCAATGACTTTACCAATGCCAATTTATATTTAAATAAAATTAAAACCAGGGCGGGAATTTCTACCGTAAATCTTTCCGGACAGGCTTTGCTGGACGAGATCGATCTTGAAAGAAGAAAAGAGCTTGTAGGAGAAGGACACAGATGGTTTGATCTGGTAAGAACGGGTAAGGCGATTTCGGTAATGACCACTTATTTCCAAAATACGCCGGGGTATAATACCGCGACCATCAAAAGTTACAATTTACTGATGCCGGTTCCTCAGGATCAGGTGAATACAGATCCTTCGATCAAACAAAATCCCGGATATTAA
- a CDS encoding glycerophosphodiester phosphodiesterase family protein, whose protein sequence is MENILNKNKKLFILFIFFISVTAYAQISLKKFPDDKVMVVAHRADWREAPENSVMAVKKAMEKGVNMVEIDLALTKDNVLVLMHDYTIDRTTTGKGKPSDYTLEEIKKFNLRDGLGVPTQMKIPTLEEILDITHGKIFINLDKAFDYFDLVYPILKKRNMLDEVLFKGTAGYEEFNSKYGKFKNEIHFMPIVRLSENEGWDKINTYFKNYKVYGFELTLGADESHLIDFKKIMEKGARVWVNALWPQLSAGHNDDLILENPNAYEWYLKNNINMIQTDRPKELIEYLKKTKKYSPDK, encoded by the coding sequence ATGGAAAATATTTTAAATAAAAATAAAAAGCTCTTCATTCTTTTTATATTTTTTATTTCGGTCACGGCATACGCTCAGATTTCCCTGAAAAAATTCCCGGATGATAAGGTAATGGTCGTGGCGCACCGTGCAGACTGGCGCGAAGCTCCGGAAAACTCTGTAATGGCAGTGAAAAAAGCAATGGAAAAGGGAGTGAATATGGTGGAAATCGATTTGGCTTTAACGAAAGATAATGTCTTGGTTTTAATGCACGATTACACCATCGACAGAACCACGACAGGAAAAGGAAAACCGTCGGATTATACGTTGGAAGAGATTAAAAAATTCAATCTGCGGGACGGATTGGGAGTGCCAACTCAGATGAAAATTCCGACTTTGGAAGAAATACTGGATATCACGCACGGAAAAATTTTCATTAATCTGGACAAGGCATTTGATTATTTTGATCTGGTGTATCCGATCCTGAAGAAGAGAAATATGCTGGATGAGGTTCTTTTTAAAGGAACGGCAGGGTATGAAGAATTTAATTCAAAATATGGGAAATTCAAGAATGAAATTCACTTTATGCCAATTGTAAGGCTCAGTGAAAATGAAGGTTGGGATAAAATCAATACTTATTTTAAAAATTATAAAGTTTACGGTTTTGAGCTGACTTTAGGTGCTGATGAAAGCCATTTGATCGATTTCAAAAAAATCATGGAAAAAGGGGCAAGAGTTTGGGTCAATGCTCTTTGGCCACAACTGAGCGCCGGTCACAATGATGATCTTATCCTCGAAAATCCTAATGCTTACGAATGGTATCTTAAAAATAATATCAATATGATTCAGACCGACAGACCGAAAGAATTAATTGAATATTTAAAAAAGACCAAAAAATATTCACCGGATAAATAA
- the queA gene encoding tRNA preQ1(34) S-adenosylmethionine ribosyltransferase-isomerase QueA produces MKTSDFNFDLPAELLAEHPSEHRDEARLMVLDRKTQTIEHKLFKDVVDYFSEEDLFIFNNTKVFPARLYGNKEKTGAKIEVFLLRELDKETRVWDVLVDPARKIRIGNKLFFTEDESLVAEVIDNTTSRGRTLRFLFDGSYEEFRAKLKELGETPLPKYIKRAVEPEDAERYQTIYAKIEGAVAAPTAGLHFSKHLMKRLEIKGINFAEITLHVGLGTFNPIEVEDLSKHKMESEEVFIDERNAEIINKAVDGNRRVCAVGTTTMRALETSVSSNKKISAFHGWTNKFIYPPHDFGVANSMITNFHTPKSTLIMMIAAFAGRDFIMHAYEEAVKEKYKFYSYGDAMLIL; encoded by the coding sequence ATGAAAACATCAGATTTTAATTTTGATCTTCCTGCAGAACTATTAGCAGAACACCCATCAGAGCACAGAGACGAAGCGAGATTAATGGTTTTGGACAGAAAAACTCAGACCATTGAGCACAAATTGTTCAAAGATGTGGTAGATTATTTCAGTGAGGAAGATTTATTTATCTTTAATAATACTAAAGTTTTCCCTGCACGTCTTTATGGAAATAAGGAAAAAACAGGTGCTAAAATCGAAGTATTCCTTTTAAGAGAGCTTGATAAGGAAACACGTGTGTGGGATGTATTGGTAGATCCTGCAAGAAAAATCAGAATCGGTAACAAACTTTTCTTTACAGAAGATGAATCTTTGGTAGCTGAAGTTATCGACAATACAACTTCCAGAGGAAGAACATTGAGATTTTTATTCGACGGTTCTTACGAAGAATTCAGAGCCAAATTAAAAGAATTAGGAGAAACTCCACTTCCAAAATACATCAAAAGAGCTGTTGAACCTGAAGATGCTGAAAGATATCAGACTATTTATGCAAAAATAGAAGGGGCGGTTGCTGCACCTACTGCTGGTCTTCACTTCTCTAAACATTTGATGAAGAGATTGGAAATCAAAGGAATTAATTTTGCAGAAATTACACTTCACGTTGGTTTAGGAACATTCAACCCAATCGAAGTTGAAGATCTTTCTAAACATAAAATGGAGTCGGAAGAAGTGTTTATTGATGAAAGAAATGCTGAAATCATCAACAAAGCCGTAGACGGAAACAGAAGAGTTTGCGCAGTAGGAACTACAACAATGAGAGCTTTGGAAACTTCGGTTTCTTCAAACAAAAAAATCTCTGCATTCCACGGCTGGACAAACAAATTCATCTATCCGCCTCACGATTTCGGAGTAGCAAACTCAATGATCACAAACTTCCACACGCCAAAATCTACATTAATCATGATGATTGCAGCGTTTGCCGGAAGAGATTTCATCATGCACGCATACGAAGAAGCTGTAAAAGAGAAATACAAATTCTACTCGTACGGTGATGCAATGTTAATTTTATAA